One Oryza glaberrima chromosome 11, OglaRS2, whole genome shotgun sequence genomic region harbors:
- the LOC127754856 gene encoding myb-related protein 308-like, whose product MGRSPCCEKAHTNKGAWTKEEDQRLIAYIKANGEGCWRSLPKAAGLLRCGKSCRLRWINYLRTDLKRGNFTEEEDELIIKLHELLGNKWSLIAGRLPGRTDNEIKNYWNTHIKRKLLARGVDPQTHRPLNAAADHHQQQQLQAPRRFAAAPAGHHHHHPDHFAVLSNSPEACSHSSDDEPSSATPPPPPRHLGIDLNLSISLAPYQPQDQTSEPMKQEDDEASATANGAGNAAMTTTATTAAVCLCLNRLGLHGGEVCSCGRGGAPSMQASTHMFRFITPLGGGHHNSSSTTMT is encoded by the exons ATGGGGAGGTCCCCATGCTGCGAGAAGGCGCACACGAACAAGGGAGCCTGGACGAAGGAGGAGGACCAGCGGCTCATCGCCTACATCAAGGCCAACGGCGAGGGATGCTGGAGGTCGCTCCCCAAGGCCGCAG GGTTGCTGCGGTGCGGGAAAAGCTGCCGGCTGCGATGGATCAACTACCTGAGAACGGACCTCAAGCGAGGTAATTtcaccgaggaggaggacgagctcATCATCAAGCTCCATGAGCTTCTAGGCAACAA GTGGTCACTGATCGCCGGGAGGCTGCCGGGGAGGACggacaacgagatcaagaactacTGGAACACGCACATCAAGCGCAAGCTCCTCGCCCGCGGCGTTGACCCGCAGACGCACCGCCCGCtcaatgccgccgccgaccaccaccagcagcagcagctccaggCGCCACGGCGgttcgccgccgcgccagccggccaccaccaccaccaccctgaCCATTTCGCCGTCCTCTCCAACTCGCCGGAGGCCTGCAGCCACAGCAGCGACGACGAGCCCAgctccgccacgccgccgccgccgccgcgtcacctCGGCATCGACCTCAACCTTTCCATCAGCCTAGCTCCTTACCAGCCGCAGGATCAGACCAGCGAGCCGATGAAGCAGGAGGACGACGAAGCGTcagcgacggcgaacggcgccGGCAATgcagcgatgacgacgacggcgacgacggcggcggtgtgcCTGTGCTTGAACCGCCTCGGgctccacggcggcgaggtgtGCAGctgcggacgcggcggcgccccctCCATGCAGGCCAGCACACACATGTTTAGATTCATCACGCCGCTAGGAGGAGGCCACCACAACAGTAGTAGTACAACAatgacataa